A region from the Aeromicrobium choanae genome encodes:
- the ku gene encoding non-homologous end joining protein Ku translates to MRAIWKGAISFGLVHVPVKVYSATESHDVSLHQVHDEDGGRIRYERRCEICKEVVPYKNIDKAYDDGERTIVLTDEDLKSLPAERSHEIDVVEFVPDDQIDVLRLGNPYFLEPEEKALKPYSLLRQALEETERTAVVTFALRQRTRLGALRVRDNVLVLQTLLWDDEVRTADFPVLENTAKVTQKELAMAGQLIESLAGDFDASQFTDDYQEQLKTLIEAKQKAGEGIDTEATFGPQEDEGGEVVDLMEALRRSVEARKGDAAADQPKKKAAKKKSSA, encoded by the coding sequence ATGCGAGCCATCTGGAAGGGCGCGATCAGCTTCGGGCTGGTCCATGTGCCGGTGAAGGTCTACTCCGCCACCGAGAGCCACGACGTGTCGCTGCACCAGGTCCACGACGAGGACGGGGGGCGGATCCGGTACGAGCGCCGCTGCGAGATCTGCAAGGAAGTCGTCCCCTACAAGAACATCGACAAGGCCTACGACGACGGTGAGCGGACGATCGTCCTCACCGACGAGGACCTCAAGTCCCTGCCCGCCGAGCGCAGCCACGAGATCGACGTGGTCGAGTTCGTCCCGGACGACCAGATCGACGTCCTGCGGCTGGGCAACCCCTACTTCCTGGAGCCGGAGGAGAAGGCGCTCAAGCCCTACTCCCTGCTGCGCCAAGCCCTCGAGGAGACCGAGCGCACGGCCGTCGTCACGTTCGCGCTGCGCCAGCGCACGCGGCTGGGCGCCCTGCGCGTGCGCGACAACGTGCTCGTGCTGCAGACGCTGCTGTGGGACGACGAGGTCCGCACGGCCGACTTCCCCGTGTTGGAGAACACCGCGAAGGTCACCCAGAAGGAGCTCGCGATGGCCGGCCAGCTGATCGAGTCGCTCGCCGGCGACTTCGACGCGAGCCAGTTCACCGACGACTACCAGGAGCAGCTCAAGACCCTCATCGAGGCGAAGCAGAAGGCCGGCGAGGGCATCGACACCGAGGCCACGTTCGGCCCGCAGGAGGACGAGGGCGGCGAGGTCGTCGACCTCATGGAGGCGCTGCGCCGCAGCGTCGAGGCCCGCAAGGGCGATGCCGCGGCGGACCAGCCCAAGAAGAAGGCGGCGAAGAAGAAGTCGTCGGCCTGA
- a CDS encoding DapH/DapD/GlmU-related protein gives MVEHARGTEGLRLVGSSQLLAEPPIRMLGDLLVRGGLTRVGAFTSLAHGIESQSATIGRYCEFAPDILIGATGHPLTWLGVNSFQYKRATWGWHPSAAESEVIDPEADGRPSFRGEPSVIGNDVWIGAKVVILRGVTIGDGAVVAAGAVVTEDVAPYSIVGGIPARPIRDRVDPATRERLLDLAWWRFSPNQLAGVAFDDLPRALDQLGERVPDLEPYEPGFVPIERPAGSGSKRSRWRR, from the coding sequence GTGGTGGAGCATGCGCGCGGAACCGAGGGCCTGCGACTCGTCGGGTCGTCCCAGCTGCTGGCCGAGCCCCCGATCCGGATGCTCGGCGACCTGCTCGTCCGGGGCGGCCTCACCCGCGTGGGTGCGTTCACGAGCCTCGCGCACGGCATCGAGTCGCAGTCGGCCACGATCGGCCGGTACTGCGAGTTCGCCCCCGACATCCTCATCGGCGCCACGGGGCACCCGCTGACCTGGCTGGGCGTGAACTCGTTCCAGTACAAGAGGGCCACGTGGGGGTGGCACCCGTCGGCCGCCGAGTCCGAGGTCATCGACCCCGAGGCCGACGGGCGGCCGTCGTTCCGCGGCGAGCCCTCGGTGATCGGGAACGACGTCTGGATCGGCGCGAAGGTGGTGATCCTGCGCGGCGTGACGATCGGTGATGGCGCGGTGGTCGCGGCCGGCGCCGTCGTCACGGAGGACGTGGCGCCCTACTCGATCGTCGGCGGGATCCCCGCGCGGCCGATCCGCGACCGGGTCGATCCCGCCACCCGCGAGCGCCTCCTCGACCTCGCCTGGTGGCGGTTCTCGCCCAACCAGCTGGCGGGCGTCGCGTTCGACGACCTGCCGCGCGCGCTCGACCAGCTGGGCGAGCGCGTCCCCGACCTGGAGCCCTACGAGCCCGGGTTCGTCCCGATCGAGCGACCGGCGGGCAGCGGGTCGAAGCGCTCGCGTTGGCGGCGCTGA
- a CDS encoding ACT domain-containing protein, giving the protein MAFLLRVELPDVPGSLGALATALGGAGADIEAIEIVEHRADGVAVDDVLLELPSAVMPDALITACQGLEGVHVHWISRYTAGANLSMDLEAVEAFTDEPDLAIERLIEVIPSTFRTDWAMAVGPGEEGAAFLFGSSAAPRVVPDCDDWLAVGKAQSLPDVTAWDSTVLAGSPGTTRSGLQFFVAVGRHGGPEFLASEIARLGHMVSLAASVQTEGD; this is encoded by the coding sequence ATGGCGTTTCTGTTGCGCGTGGAGCTTCCCGACGTCCCGGGCTCCCTCGGCGCACTCGCGACGGCCCTCGGTGGGGCCGGAGCCGACATCGAGGCGATCGAGATCGTGGAGCACCGGGCCGACGGGGTCGCGGTGGACGACGTGCTCCTCGAGCTGCCCAGCGCGGTCATGCCCGACGCCCTCATCACGGCCTGCCAGGGCCTTGAGGGCGTTCACGTGCACTGGATCAGCCGGTACACCGCGGGCGCGAACCTCAGCATGGACCTCGAGGCGGTGGAGGCCTTCACCGACGAGCCCGACCTCGCGATCGAGCGCCTCATCGAGGTCATCCCCTCGACGTTCCGCACCGACTGGGCCATGGCCGTGGGCCCCGGCGAGGAGGGCGCGGCGTTCCTCTTCGGCTCGTCGGCCGCACCCCGCGTCGTGCCCGACTGCGACGACTGGCTCGCGGTGGGCAAGGCGCAGAGCCTGCCCGACGTGACCGCGTGGGACTCCACCGTGCTGGCCGGCTCCCCCGGGACGACCCGCTCGGGCCTGCAGTTCTTCGTCGCGGTGGGCCGCCACGGCGGACCGGAGTTCCTGGCCTCGGAGATCGCCCGACTGGGCCACATGGTGTCCCTCGCCGCCTCGGTGCAGACCGAGGGCGACTGA
- a CDS encoding SDR family oxidoreductase, producing MSSLKPQQFRGQVALITGAARGIGASVARAYVAHGGRVALVGLEPDLLAQLADELGESAAWWQADVRSSDEVQSAVNAAAAHFGRLDHVLANAGIASYGTVRQIEDEAFERVIDVNLNGVFRTAKYAIPHLQASKGYLLVVSSLAAFSNIAGLSSYSASKAGNEALALALRQEVAHLGVKVGICHPSWIDTDIVRNAEADLPTFKAIRRRLPYPANTTTDVETCAERILVGLAKRKTRVYVPRAVLLANWSKAFVNSPATWPYVRLLTRKTVPALEREVTALGRFHHAHTPVTQKKP from the coding sequence ATGTCCTCTCTGAAGCCCCAGCAGTTCCGCGGCCAGGTCGCGCTCATCACCGGTGCGGCCCGCGGCATCGGCGCGTCCGTCGCCCGTGCCTACGTCGCGCACGGCGGGCGGGTCGCCCTCGTCGGACTCGAGCCCGACCTGCTCGCCCAGCTGGCCGACGAGCTCGGCGAGTCGGCGGCCTGGTGGCAGGCCGACGTCCGCAGCAGCGACGAGGTGCAGAGCGCCGTCAACGCCGCCGCGGCCCACTTCGGCCGGCTCGACCACGTGCTGGCCAACGCGGGCATCGCGTCCTACGGCACGGTCCGCCAGATCGAGGACGAGGCGTTCGAGCGCGTCATCGACGTCAACCTCAACGGGGTCTTCCGCACCGCCAAGTACGCGATCCCCCACCTCCAGGCGTCGAAGGGCTACCTCCTGGTGGTCTCCTCGCTCGCGGCCTTCTCCAACATCGCCGGACTCAGCTCCTACAGCGCCAGCAAGGCGGGCAACGAGGCACTGGCCCTCGCGCTGCGGCAGGAGGTCGCTCACCTGGGCGTGAAGGTGGGCATCTGCCACCCGTCGTGGATCGACACCGACATCGTCCGCAATGCCGAGGCGGACCTGCCCACGTTCAAGGCGATCCGCCGCAGGCTCCCGTACCCGGCCAACACGACCACCGACGTGGAGACCTGCGCCGAGCGGATCCTCGTGGGACTGGCGAAGCGCAAGACCCGGGTCTACGTCCCGCGCGCGGTGCTGCTGGCCAACTGGAGCAAGGCGTTCGTGAACTCGCCCGCCACGTGGCCCTACGTGCGGCTGCTGACGCGCAAGACCGTGCCGGCGCTGGAGCGCGAGGTCACGGCGCTCGGCCGCTTCCACCACGCGCACACCCCGGTGACGCAGAAGAAGCCGTAG
- a CDS encoding Re/Si-specific NAD(P)(+) transhydrogenase subunit alpha: MRIGVVKESAPGETRVAATPATVKQLIDLGYLVNVESGAGVASSFSDAAYAAAGATVSDKPDTWASDVIFKVNAPTEIEIALMLDGATLISMISPGLNPDLVEKLASRPITVLAMDAVPRISRAQSMDVLSSMANIAGYRAVVEAAHEFGRFFTGQVTAAGKVPPAKVLVAGAGVAGLAAIGAASSLGAIVRATDPRPEVADQVKSIGGEYLEVVVPEEAKEVSSDGYAKATSEAYDQRAAEVYSEQAADVDIVITTALIPGRAAPRLLTAADVATMKSGSVIVDMAAAQGGNVEGSVAGQKVVTENGVTILGYTDLAGRLPTQASQLYGTNLVNLMKLLTPGKDGQIVLDFDDVVQRGVTVVRDGEKTWPPPPVQVSAAPAPVAVEPKPAPEPKKPVNPAVKIGAIAVGVLVFLWVLATAPGQLPQHFTVLALSIVIGYYVIGHVHHALHTPLMSVTNAISGIIVVGAMLQIGTDDAVIRALAFVAVLVASINVFGGFAVTRRMLSMFSK; the protein is encoded by the coding sequence ATGAGGATCGGCGTCGTGAAGGAGTCCGCCCCCGGCGAGACTCGTGTCGCCGCGACTCCGGCGACGGTGAAGCAGCTGATCGATCTGGGCTATCTGGTCAACGTGGAGAGCGGGGCCGGCGTGGCCTCCAGCTTCAGCGACGCGGCCTACGCGGCCGCGGGCGCCACGGTCAGCGACAAGCCCGACACGTGGGCCAGCGACGTGATCTTCAAGGTCAACGCGCCCACCGAGATCGAGATCGCGCTCATGCTGGACGGCGCGACCCTCATCAGCATGATCAGCCCGGGCCTGAACCCCGACCTGGTCGAGAAGCTGGCGTCGCGCCCCATCACCGTGCTGGCGATGGACGCGGTGCCCCGCATCTCGCGCGCCCAGTCCATGGACGTGCTCTCCTCGATGGCCAACATCGCCGGCTACCGTGCCGTGGTCGAGGCCGCGCACGAGTTCGGCCGCTTCTTCACCGGCCAGGTCACCGCGGCGGGCAAGGTGCCCCCGGCGAAGGTCCTCGTGGCCGGCGCCGGCGTGGCCGGCCTCGCCGCCATCGGTGCGGCCTCCAGCCTCGGCGCCATCGTGCGCGCCACCGACCCGCGTCCCGAGGTCGCCGACCAGGTGAAGTCGATCGGCGGCGAGTACCTCGAGGTCGTCGTGCCCGAGGAGGCCAAGGAGGTCTCCTCCGACGGCTACGCCAAGGCCACGAGCGAGGCCTACGACCAGCGCGCCGCGGAGGTCTACTCCGAGCAGGCGGCCGACGTGGACATCGTCATCACGACGGCCCTCATCCCGGGCCGCGCCGCGCCGCGCCTGCTGACCGCCGCCGACGTGGCGACCATGAAGTCCGGCAGCGTCATCGTGGACATGGCCGCGGCCCAGGGCGGCAACGTCGAGGGCTCGGTCGCCGGCCAGAAGGTCGTCACCGAGAACGGCGTCACGATCCTGGGCTACACCGACCTCGCCGGTCGCCTGCCCACCCAGGCCTCGCAGCTCTACGGCACCAACCTGGTGAACCTGATGAAGCTGCTCACGCCGGGCAAGGACGGCCAGATCGTCCTCGACTTCGACGACGTCGTCCAGCGCGGCGTCACCGTCGTGCGCGACGGGGAGAAGACGTGGCCGCCGCCGCCCGTGCAGGTCTCGGCCGCCCCGGCGCCCGTGGCCGTCGAGCCGAAGCCCGCGCCCGAGCCGAAGAAGCCGGTCAACCCCGCGGTCAAGATCGGCGCCATCGCCGTCGGCGTCCTGGTCTTCCTGTGGGTCCTGGCCACCGCGCCGGGTCAGCTGCCCCAGCACTTCACCGTGCTGGCCCTGTCCATCGTGATCGGCTACTACGTCATCGGGCACGTCCACCACGCGCTGCACACGCCACTGATGAGCGTGACCAACGCCATCAGCGGCATCATCGTGGTCGGCGCCATGCTCCAGATCGGCACGGACGACGCGGTGATCCGCGCGTTGGCCTTCGTGGCCGTGCTCGTCGCCAGCATCAACGTCTTCGGCGGCTTCGCCGTGACCCGACGCATGCTCAGCATGTTCTCGAAGTGA
- the pntB gene encoding Re/Si-specific NAD(P)(+) transhydrogenase subunit beta — translation MTAISLANAAYLVAALLFILSLAGLSKHETARRGVAFGIAGMAIALAATFILVTKSEPGIGLVLLIVAMVIGAAIGLWRARIVEMTGMPELIALLHSFVGLAAVLVGWNGYLQYRGANALAGFLEHLEPGTDLGDAGTLLDIHNAEVFIGVFIGAVTLTGSIVAYLKLSAKMKSAPLVLPGKNWINLGALALFVILTIWFVIDPALWLLVAVTVVALALGWHLVASIGGGDMPVVVSMLNSYSGWAAAASGFLLSNDLLIITGALVGSSGAYLSYIMCKAMNRSFISVIAGGFGIEAGPGDDTDYGDHREITAEAAAELLADAKSVVITPGYGMAVAQAQYPVADLTSRLREKGVDVRFGIHPVAGRLPGHMNVLLAEAKVPYDIVLEMDEINDDLAATDVVLVIGANDTVNPAAAEDPTSPIAGMPVLHVWEAKNVIVFKRSMAAGYAGVQNPLFFRENSQMLFGDAKDRVEDIIKAL, via the coding sequence GTGACCGCCATCTCCCTGGCCAATGCCGCGTACCTCGTCGCCGCACTGCTGTTCATCCTCAGCCTCGCGGGGCTGAGCAAGCACGAGACGGCCCGCCGCGGCGTCGCCTTCGGCATCGCCGGCATGGCGATCGCCCTCGCGGCGACCTTCATCCTCGTGACCAAGTCCGAGCCCGGCATCGGCCTCGTCCTGCTGATCGTCGCCATGGTCATCGGTGCCGCCATCGGCCTGTGGCGCGCCCGCATCGTCGAGATGACCGGCATGCCCGAGCTCATCGCGCTGCTGCACTCGTTCGTCGGGCTGGCCGCCGTGCTCGTCGGCTGGAACGGCTACCTGCAGTACCGGGGCGCGAACGCGCTCGCGGGATTCCTCGAGCACCTCGAGCCCGGCACGGACCTCGGTGACGCCGGCACCCTGCTCGACATCCACAACGCCGAGGTCTTCATCGGCGTCTTCATCGGCGCGGTCACGCTGACCGGATCGATCGTGGCGTACCTCAAGCTAAGCGCGAAGATGAAGAGCGCCCCGCTCGTGCTGCCGGGCAAGAACTGGATCAACCTCGGCGCGCTCGCGCTCTTCGTGATCCTGACGATCTGGTTCGTCATCGACCCGGCGCTGTGGCTGCTGGTCGCCGTCACGGTCGTCGCCCTGGCTCTCGGCTGGCACCTGGTCGCCTCGATCGGCGGCGGCGACATGCCGGTCGTCGTGTCGATGCTCAACAGCTACTCCGGCTGGGCCGCGGCCGCGTCGGGCTTCCTGCTGAGCAACGACCTGCTGATCATCACCGGCGCGCTCGTCGGCTCCTCCGGTGCCTACCTGTCCTACATCATGTGCAAGGCGATGAACCGCTCGTTCATCTCGGTCATCGCGGGCGGCTTCGGCATCGAGGCCGGCCCCGGCGACGACACCGACTACGGCGACCACCGCGAGATCACCGCCGAGGCCGCCGCCGAGCTGCTCGCCGACGCCAAGAGCGTCGTCATCACGCCCGGGTACGGCATGGCCGTGGCCCAGGCGCAGTACCCCGTGGCCGACCTCACCAGCCGCCTGCGCGAGAAGGGCGTCGACGTCCGCTTCGGCATCCACCCCGTCGCCGGCCGCCTGCCCGGTCACATGAACGTGCTGCTGGCCGAGGCCAAGGTCCCGTACGACATCGTCCTGGAGATGGACGAGATCAACGACGACCTCGCCGCGACCGACGTCGTGCTCGTCATCGGCGCCAACGACACGGTCAACCCGGCCGCGGCCGAGGACCCGACCAGCCCGATCGCCGGCATGCCCGTCCTGCACGTGTGGGAGGCCAAGAACGTCATCGTGTTCAAGCGCTCGATGGCCGCCGGCTACGCGGGCGTGCAGAACCCGCTGTTCTTCCGCGAGAACAGCCAGATGCTGTTCGGCGACGCGAAGGACCGCGTCGAGGACATCATCAAGGCCCTCTGA
- a CDS encoding adenosine deaminase: MREFIASLPKAELHVHHVGSASPETVAELAARHADSPVPADPAALAEYFTFTDFGHFIEVYLSVVDLLRTPEDLWTLTHEVGRDLAAQNVRYAELTMTPYTSIVRGIAAEAYVEAIEDARRAAERDFGVALQWIFDIPGESGLPAADVTLDTALRLGPGSLVGFGLGGPEIGVPRPQFASHFERARAAGLHSVPHAGESTGPQSIWDSLDLLGAERIGHGIAAAQDPLLMERLAADGIALEVCPTSNVRTRSVPSLKEHPLPTLVEAGVTVTINSDDPPMFGTTLNDEYAIAADLLGLDESGLVALATAAVDASFAPEPMKAHLRAEIEAAGR, from the coding sequence ATGCGGGAGTTCATCGCGTCCCTGCCCAAGGCCGAGCTGCACGTGCACCACGTCGGCTCCGCCTCGCCCGAGACCGTCGCCGAGCTCGCCGCGCGCCATGCCGACTCGCCCGTCCCGGCCGATCCCGCAGCGCTGGCCGAGTACTTCACCTTCACCGACTTCGGCCACTTCATCGAGGTCTACCTGTCGGTCGTCGACCTCCTGCGCACGCCCGAGGACCTCTGGACGCTGACCCACGAGGTCGGTCGCGATCTCGCCGCGCAGAACGTCCGCTACGCCGAGCTGACGATGACGCCCTACACGTCGATCGTGCGCGGCATCGCGGCCGAGGCCTACGTCGAGGCGATCGAGGACGCCCGCCGCGCCGCGGAGCGCGACTTCGGCGTGGCCCTGCAGTGGATCTTCGACATCCCCGGCGAGTCCGGCCTTCCGGCGGCCGACGTCACCCTCGACACGGCCCTGAGGCTCGGCCCGGGATCCCTCGTCGGCTTCGGCCTCGGTGGGCCCGAGATCGGCGTGCCCCGACCGCAGTTCGCGTCGCACTTCGAGCGGGCCCGCGCGGCCGGCCTGCACAGCGTGCCGCACGCGGGCGAGTCCACCGGCCCGCAGTCGATCTGGGACAGCCTCGACCTGCTGGGCGCCGAGCGCATCGGACACGGCATCGCCGCCGCCCAGGACCCGCTGCTGATGGAGCGCCTCGCCGCCGACGGCATCGCGCTGGAGGTGTGCCCCACGTCGAACGTGCGCACGCGGTCGGTGCCGTCGCTGAAGGAGCACCCGCTCCCCACGCTCGTCGAGGCCGGAGTCACCGTCACGATCAACTCCGATGACCCGCCGATGTTCGGCACGACGCTGAACGACGAGTACGCGATCGCGGCCGACCTGCTCGGACTCGACGAGTCCGGCCTCGTCGCCCTGGCCACGGCCGCCGTCGACGCCAGCTTCGCGCCCGAGCCGATGAAGGCCCATCTGCGTGCCGAGATCGAGGCCGCCGGGCGCTGA
- the upp gene encoding uracil phosphoribosyltransferase: MRVHVADHPLISHKLSVLRDARTDSPTFRRLTEELVTLLAYEATREVSVETVEVTTPLTTTQGVRLTSPGPLVVPILRAGLGMLEGMQRLLPTAEVGFLGMIRNEETFVAETYAERLPDRLDGRQCYVLDPMLATGGTLAMAIDFLVERGAREITAITLLSAPEGIERLERDTAHIDAPVTLFSAGLDERLDENGYIVPGLGDAGDRLYGIVD, from the coding sequence ATGCGTGTTCACGTCGCCGACCACCCCCTGATCTCCCACAAGCTCTCGGTCCTGCGCGATGCGCGCACCGATTCGCCGACCTTCCGGCGGCTCACCGAGGAGCTGGTGACCCTGCTGGCGTACGAGGCCACGCGTGAGGTCAGCGTCGAGACCGTCGAGGTCACCACGCCCCTCACGACCACGCAGGGCGTCCGGCTCACCAGCCCCGGACCGCTCGTCGTGCCGATCCTGCGCGCCGGACTCGGCATGCTCGAGGGCATGCAGCGGCTGCTGCCCACCGCCGAGGTCGGCTTCCTGGGCATGATCCGCAACGAGGAGACCTTCGTCGCCGAGACCTACGCCGAGCGCCTCCCGGACCGCCTCGACGGCCGCCAGTGCTACGTCCTGGACCCCATGCTGGCCACCGGCGGCACCCTCGCCATGGCGATCGACTTCCTCGTCGAGCGCGGCGCCCGCGAGATCACCGCGATCACGCTCCTGTCCGCACCCGAGGGCATCGAGCGGCTCGAGCGGGACACGGCGCACATCGACGCGCCGGTCACCCTCTTCAGCGCCGGTCTCGACGAGCGCCTCGACGAGAACGGCTACATCGTGCCGGGCCTCGGTGACGCGGGGGACCGGCTCTACGGCATCGTCGACTGA
- a CDS encoding tRNA adenosine deaminase-associated protein, whose product MAEDDVDFVIAAYRDEGAWTVVELPPRLGEDFDGFSDALARFPSDVGVLGLASVNDDFFVIVRRSGEHVRALLSDATAVWDWPLAADLAELVNAADGDEEPMPVGDLDIVSDLGLASVELSLLCDDDDLFPDEALADLAERLGFGEQFEAIIG is encoded by the coding sequence GTGGCCGAGGACGACGTCGACTTCGTGATCGCCGCGTACCGCGACGAGGGTGCGTGGACCGTCGTCGAACTCCCGCCCCGGCTGGGCGAGGACTTCGACGGCTTCTCCGACGCGCTCGCCCGCTTCCCGTCCGACGTCGGCGTGCTCGGTCTGGCCTCGGTCAACGACGACTTCTTCGTGATCGTGCGCCGCAGCGGCGAGCACGTGCGCGCCCTGCTGTCCGACGCCACCGCCGTGTGGGACTGGCCGCTCGCCGCCGACCTCGCCGAGCTCGTGAACGCCGCCGACGGCGACGAGGAGCCCATGCCCGTCGGCGACCTCGACATCGTGAGCGACCTCGGGCTGGCCTCCGTCGAGCTGAGCCTGCTGTGCGACGACGACGACCTGTTCCCCGACGAGGCGCTGGCCGACCTCGCGGAGAGGCTGGGCTTCGGCGAGCAGTTCGAGGCGATCATCGGGTGA
- the tadA gene encoding tRNA adenosine(34) deaminase TadA: MRRALDLAREAAAEGDVPVGAVVVHEGVIVGEGRNTRERDADPTGHAEIVALRAAAEALGRWRLDGCTLVVTLEPCTMCAGAVVASRVDRLVFGAWDEKAGAVGSLWDVVRDRRLNHRPEVLADVLPDDSSTLLRSFFGR; encoded by the coding sequence ATGCGGCGGGCCCTCGACCTGGCGCGCGAGGCGGCCGCCGAGGGTGACGTGCCGGTCGGTGCCGTCGTCGTCCACGAGGGCGTGATCGTCGGCGAGGGCCGCAACACCCGCGAGCGCGACGCCGACCCCACCGGGCACGCCGAGATCGTGGCCCTGCGCGCGGCGGCGGAGGCGCTCGGGCGCTGGCGGCTCGACGGCTGCACCCTCGTGGTCACCCTGGAGCCGTGCACGATGTGCGCCGGGGCCGTCGTGGCGTCCCGCGTCGACCGGCTCGTGTTCGGCGCCTGGGACGAGAAGGCCGGCGCCGTCGGCTCCCTGTGGGACGTGGTGCGCGACCGCCGGCTCAACCACCGTCCCGAGGTGCTCGCCGACGTCCTGCCCGACGACTCCTCCACCCTGCTGCGGTCCTTCTTCGGTCGCTGA
- a CDS encoding LLM class flavin-dependent oxidoreductase, whose translation MQIGIFTVGDVTTDPTNGSTPTEHERIKATVEIAKKAEEVGLDVFATGEHHNPPFVPSSPTTTLAYIGAQTEKIILSTSTTLITTNDPVKIAEDYATLQHLVDGRMDLMLGRGNTAPVYPWFGKDISKAVELTIENYQLLQKLWSEPVVNWEGKFRTPLQGYTSTPAPLDGVAPFVWHGTIRTPEVAELAAFYGDGYFANNIFWPKEHYIRLINFYRQRYAHYGHGTPEQAIVGLGGQFFMRKNSQDAVNEFRPYFDNAPVYGHGPSMEDFTEQTPLTVGSPQQVLERTLAFADYFGDYQRQLFLVDHAGLPLKTVLEQLDLLGEILPTMRAEFDARRPADVPDAPTHAARVAARDAALTEEVAV comes from the coding sequence ATGCAGATCGGCATCTTCACCGTCGGCGACGTCACGACCGACCCCACGAACGGCTCGACCCCCACCGAGCACGAGCGCATCAAGGCCACGGTCGAGATCGCGAAGAAGGCCGAGGAGGTCGGCCTGGACGTGTTCGCCACCGGCGAGCACCACAACCCGCCGTTCGTCCCCTCGAGCCCCACGACGACGCTGGCCTACATCGGCGCCCAGACCGAGAAGATCATCCTCTCGACGTCGACGACGCTGATCACGACCAACGACCCGGTCAAGATCGCGGAGGACTACGCGACGCTGCAGCACCTCGTCGACGGCCGCATGGACCTCATGCTCGGCCGCGGCAACACCGCGCCGGTGTACCCGTGGTTCGGCAAGGACATCAGCAAGGCCGTCGAGCTGACGATCGAGAACTACCAGCTGCTGCAGAAGCTCTGGAGCGAGCCGGTCGTCAACTGGGAGGGCAAGTTCCGCACACCGCTGCAGGGCTACACCTCGACGCCCGCGCCGCTCGACGGCGTCGCGCCGTTCGTGTGGCACGGCACGATCCGCACGCCCGAGGTGGCCGAGCTGGCCGCGTTCTACGGCGACGGCTACTTCGCCAACAACATCTTCTGGCCGAAGGAGCACTACATCCGGCTGATCAACTTCTACCGGCAGCGCTACGCCCACTACGGGCACGGCACACCGGAGCAGGCGATCGTCGGCCTCGGCGGCCAGTTCTTCATGCGCAAGAACAGCCAGGACGCGGTGAACGAGTTCCGGCCGTACTTCGACAACGCGCCCGTCTACGGGCACGGCCCGAGCATGGAGGACTTCACCGAGCAGACGCCGCTGACCGTCGGCAGCCCGCAGCAGGTGCTGGAGCGCACGCTGGCGTTCGCCGACTACTTCGGCGACTACCAGCGCCAGCTGTTCCTCGTCGACCACGCGGGCCTGCCGCTCAAGACCGTGCTCGAGCAGCTCGACCTACTCGGCGAGATCCTGCCCACCATGCGCGCCGAGTTCGACGCGCGACGCCCGGCCGACGTGCCGGACGCCCCCACGCACGCCGCCCGCGTCGCCGCCCGCGACGCGGCCCTGACCGAGGAGGTTGCCGTATGA
- a CDS encoding CE1759 family FMN reductase, which produces MTRIVALSAGVGEPSTTRMLADRLAAASGTALGGASVEVVNLRDFAHEITDAALTGFAAPRLQHVYDQLGEADALIVVVPTFKASYPGLFKSFVDALDNDALIGKVVLLAATGGTARHSLVIDFALRPLFAYLQSVVVPTGVFASPHDWGSSGEGTLQSRIERAAGELASLVGGTGSGRSKDDAIDLFSETMLSISQPG; this is translated from the coding sequence ATGACCCGCATCGTCGCCCTGTCCGCGGGCGTCGGCGAGCCGTCGACCACGCGCATGCTGGCCGACCGCCTCGCCGCGGCCTCCGGCACCGCCCTCGGGGGCGCCAGCGTCGAGGTGGTCAACCTGCGCGACTTCGCGCACGAGATCACCGACGCGGCGCTCACGGGCTTCGCGGCCCCGCGGCTGCAGCACGTGTACGACCAGCTCGGGGAGGCCGACGCGCTGATCGTCGTCGTCCCGACGTTCAAGGCGTCGTACCCCGGGCTGTTCAAGTCGTTCGTCGACGCGCTCGACAACGACGCGCTGATCGGCAAGGTCGTGCTGCTCGCGGCGACCGGCGGCACGGCACGCCACTCGCTGGTGATCGACTTCGCGCTGCGGCCGCTGTTCGCGTACCTGCAGTCCGTGGTCGTGCCGACCGGCGTGTTCGCGAGCCCGCACGACTGGGGCTCCTCCGGCGAGGGCACCCTGCAGTCGCGCATCGAGCGCGCCGCGGGTGAGCTGGCGAGCCTCGTCGGCGGCACCGGCTCGGGTCGCTCGAAGGACGACGCGATCGACCTCTTCAGCGAGACGATGCTCTCGATCAGCCAGCCCGGCTGA